The sequence acacacacgcacgcacacacacacgcacacacacacacacatacacacacactcatacatacacaaacacagtacTTACGTGGGGTACGGAGAGGACTGTATACAACATGAAGACTTGGAGAGCCGACTTAACCGTCTTGCGTCGCACTAGTGCTTCAGTTGTCGCCTTATTTTCGTCATGAGGCTGGCCACGAAACTCGTGCCGAAACTCAAGAGCCACCAGGATATAAAAGATGAAAGTCGCTAAAGCCCCGATACTGTATACTACGCTATACGCCACCAGAAAATTTAAATCTTTGCCTTTTTTCGAACACATTGTTGTCAAAATGTTCACGCAGGGCAACATTAAACAAACAATAGGTGACACCCAGCAGGCAATGCACAGCTGGCGACAACGAGCTTCCGTTAATATGTTGTTGTAACGGAGTGGCCAACATATGGCCACATATCGGTCAAGTGCTAAGCAGGTTATGTTGAGGCAACACACAGCACTCAAGTACCTCTGCAGTTAGCTGGAACATTATCCAGTAATATGGGTGTCGAGACTAAGACTATCGCACAGACAAAGGAGAGAGACGAGAATATCCCGATGCTAACCATAAGAGAGCTGGAGAACCAGAAAGAGAGCTTCCTCCTCAAGTCTCGGTTAAGGAAGGTTACATATCCAGCCAACACTCTGCAAGAGTTGCCGCACTGAAGGTCATGTAGACATAGGTGAACTTAATCGTGTCGTCATTGCCTTCCGTCTGGTTTACAGACATTGCTTGCACAACACTAGGACATTTAAATACTAATTCCACAGACTCGgaattttctcatttttttttttaggtcatcCTCTTTTGTAGTTTCACTCTTTTTAAAAATTATTCCATTTTATTTTTTTAGAGAACAAAAACTCAGTATTTCGTAATCAGAATATAAAATTTTCACATTAAGATTTTGTATCTTTCAAAGGTAATATAACACACTCGTAAAGAACAAAGTCTCAGTAACGTTTAGTTTCCTACATTTGTAAGACACG comes from Cherax quadricarinatus isolate ZL_2023a chromosome 36, ASM3850222v1, whole genome shotgun sequence and encodes:
- the LOC138853649 gene encoding LOW QUALITY PROTEIN: olfactory receptor 6C6-like (The sequence of the model RefSeq protein was modified relative to this genomic sequence to represent the inferred CDS: inserted 2 bases in 2 codons); its protein translation is MSVNQTEGNDDTIKFTYVYMTFSAATLAECXAGYVTFLNRDLRRKLSFWFSSSLMVSIGIFSSLSFVCAIVLVSTPILLDNVPANCXRYLSAVCCLNITCLALDRYVAICWPLRYNNILTEARCRQLCIACWVSPIVCLMLPCVNILTTMCSKKGKDLNFLVAYSVVYSIGALATFIFYILVALEFRHEFRGQPHDENKATTEALVRRKTVKSALQVFMLYTVLSVPHVSENKFAIARSEFLGIFPDCQMMDIVALEWRTYGHYKFRERDEAGFLRKARA